One part of the Ziziphus jujuba cultivar Dongzao chromosome 2, ASM3175591v1 genome encodes these proteins:
- the LOC132800792 gene encoding uncharacterized protein LOC132800792, translated as MNQPEAVRMLISSEIEVNVKNSMGFTALDISDPNNGQVRETLLKAGALNAQSLLLVSSNSRDHLRSNLLPKESTAVSVSRFRKNTSNDTRNVSLVVAALIVTATFQAPLTAPAGHWLDGNDDNSNNNNALNITLVNTTSRINTTEIKLNKNEGSSKAHQRRTLGAESMFACLYGLSNSITFFSAIVVILILLPDEQISRRLSGILFTFIVCYASSLGLCSVVVGLLVYVLAALLFLSAFWWRRYF; from the exons ATGAATCAACCAGAG GCAGTGAGAATGTTAATAAGTAGTGAAATTGAAGTAAATGTCAAGAACTCAATGGGTTTTACTGCTCTAGATATCTCAGATCCTAACAACGGACAAGTTAGAGAAACTCTGCTCAAAGCTGGAGCTTTAAATGCTCAATCACTTCTCCTAGTTTCCAGCAACTCCAGAGATCATCTGAGATCAAATCTGTTACCCAAAGAAAGTACTGCAGTATCTGTTTCTCGTTTCAGAAAGAATACAAGTAATGATACACGCAATGTGTCCCTAGTAGTTGCGGCTTTGATTGTTACGGCTACTTTCCAGGCTCCACTAACCGCCCCCGCAGGTCATTGGCTGGACGGCAATGACGACAACAGCAATAACAACAATGCTCTGAACATAACTCTTGTTAACACCACAAGTAGAATTAATACTACCGAAATTAAGCTCAATAAAAATGAAGGGAGTTCAAAAGCACACCAAAGACGGACACTAGGAGCGGAGTCAATGTTTGCTTGCTTATACGGCCTCTCGAACAGCATAACTTTTTTTAGTGCCATAGTGGTTATACTTATCCTTCTCCCTGATGAGCAAATATCTAGGCGGCTGTCCGGCATTCTGTTTACTTTTATTGTATGCTATGCATCTTCTTTGGGATTATGTTCTGTCGTTGTGGGACTCCTTGTTTATGTATTAGCGGCACTGCTATTTTTATCGGCATTTTGGTGGAGGAGGTACTTTTAA
- the LOC125422719 gene encoding ankyrin repeat-containing protein BDA1 encodes MEENLKTAAQNGDMNMLYTLLGEDPYVLDRIDDIPFVDTPLHVAACFGHVQGREGKTPLHYVVEQGDVDLLTEFLSACPQSIQDVTIQNETALYIAVKNDKVNALDFLLGGLRQACYQGSDIQERKIINWKDDEGNTVLHVATAMNQPKAVRLLLSSNIEVNVKNSMGLTALDISDPNNGQVRET; translated from the exons ATGGAGGAAAATTTGAAGACTGCAGCTCAAAATGGAGACATGAACATGCTTTACACATTACTTGGGGAGGATCCATATGTCCTGGATCGCATCGATGATATTCCATTTGTTGATACACCTTTGCATGTAGCAGCTTGTTTTGGTCAT GTTCAAGGGAGAGAGGGTAAAACTCCTCTTCATTATGTAGTTGAACAAGGAGATGTTGATCTCTTGACTGAATTCTTATCAGCTTGCCCTCAGAGTATCCAAGATGTGACCATTCAAAATGAGACTGCTTTGTATATTGCAGTGAAGAATGACAAGGTTAATGCTCTTGATTTCTTACTTGGAGGACTACGCCAAGCTTGCTATCAAGGTTCTGACATCCAAGAGAGAAAAATCATAAACTGGAAGGATGATGAAGGGAACACTGTGCTCCATGTTGCAACCGCTATGAATCAACCTAAG GCAGTGAGATTGTTATTAAGTAGTAATATTGAAGTGAATGTTAAGAACTCAATGGGTTTGACTGCTTTAGATATCTCAGATCCTAATAACGGACAAGTTAGGGAAACTTAG
- the LOC107404179 gene encoding uncharacterized protein LOC107404179, with the protein MEENLKTAAENGDINMIYISLSEDPYLLDNIDHVPFIHTPLHIAVSSSYHVQFAKEIMRLKPSFAQNLNQEGFRPIHSALHNGQTIVVLGFLNTESELVLVQGREGSEHPRTQEVAALIELKRQVRETLLHARALDAPGGVWQDDNNNISTNNTLNITLLITTSNLNNTTGISEPHQAGMVRSPTFLTELGSLMQLILSKNGHQEVIPIFREWAVIESSGNKDLKNGTKIQYFPCIRGRNNSGK; encoded by the exons ATGGAGGAAAACTTGAAAACTGCTGCTGAGAATGGAGACATAAACATGATTTACATTTCACTTTCAGAGGATCCATATCTCCTGGATAACATCGATCATGTTCCATTTATTCATACTCCTTTGCATATAGCAGTTTCTTCTTCCTATCACGTTCAGTTCGCAAAGGAGATAATGAGATTGAAACCATCATTTGCTCAGAATCTAAATCAAGAAGGGTTCCGCCCCATCCATTCAGCATTGCACAATGGTCAAACCATAGTCGTTCTTGGATTTCTAAACACTGAAAGTGAACTTGTTCTGGTTCAAGGCAGGGAGG GGAGTGAGCATCCAAGAACTCAAGAGGTTGCGGCACTGATTGAACTCAAGAG ACAAGTTAGGGAAACTCTACTTCATGCTCGTGCTTTAGATGCTCCTGGAGGAGTTTGGCAGGACGACAATAACAATATCTCCACCAACAACACTCTCAACATAACTCTTCTCATCACAACTAGTAATCTTAATAATACCACAGGGATCTCGGAACCACACCAAGCAGGGATG GTGAGATCTCCAACATTTCTTACAGAATTAGGATCCTTGATGCAGTTGATACTTTCTAAAAATGGCCACCAAGAAGTTATTCCCATTTTCAGGGAGTGGGCTGTGATTGAAAGTAGTGGAAACAAGGATTTGAAGAATGGCACAAAAATCCAATATTTCCCCTGCATCAGAGGAAGGAACAACAGTGGAAAGTGa